GAGGAtgatgcgggtgcatccaacgtagctccatcgaccaactcagaaccatcgatgcttatccaagccaataaagaagttgggcattatgttcttcgatggatcatttttgagtgaataatgttaattacttatcggtactttgtagtatatcgataggtatcaatggaaggccattttagatgttttgtatgaccaattgatgaagtttcaggaggattattttctggtcaagggaggagctcgaattctgggaaggctaaaggttcacaactgcggttcaagaatatggaaagccaaagattcaagaacacggaaagctaacggttcaagaatgtggaaggccgacgattaaaggcatttagtcccgtgttaataatggttttttattaagttcctaggtgtttttattttatgtagctgaagagtcgaacgtttaagttcctaggtcattaaatttttttttttaatatttcctaatgcTGAAATactcctataaatagaggaaactatccaatgtaggggagatacgaatttcatgaatgaaaatggtgagatttcctctgcttgagtgaactcctttggagagtggataactcctttcggtttctttatccttggagcatAGATCACTCATTGGTGGTAAGctaagaagccctttatccttggctggtggaatctttaggccttggtggtgagcttctcctatcccgaagtcctttatccttggctggtggaagctttaggccttggtggtgaacttcgtagatctcgatcctcatcctcggttggtggcgctgcctttataccttggaagagattgcttttatcttttcttattcctttttgtgtgtttatcatatacactactccatacacttaaccacaaaaatccccttataaaaatttccgttcttgaatcactcaccccatcacgcatcacttACGTTGCCAGGGGCTATGGTTTTGGAAGCAGGAGGAGAAAAAGGTAGGGCATGAATGTCCAACACCATACCACCGATTACTACAGCTTCTCTACCAACTCGAAGGCTTAACCGCTCTGCCCTCACTACAGTCTTCATCAtcaaaaccagaaaaaaaaaaaatcacgataTCAACTAAGCGCCAACTACTTCGAACATTTTCCGCAAACGAAACAAAAGTAGACGCGCAggaagggaggaagagagagagagagagagagagagagagagagagagagagagagagagagagcacactGACCGGTTGAAGAAGGGAGCTCGCATCAGAAGCTTGTGGTGAAAGATGACGATACAGAGACTGAATCCTTCTCTAAGCTCTGTCTCCACAGCTATCTCTCCCTCGCTCTGTTGCTTGGCACTCGGTACTCACTGTCTTTGGCTTGTTTTATGGGAAGAAAGACGGACACAGAGACAGAGACGGAGGGTGTGGGTGACCTTTGACTTTAAAAATGAGgcagtttttattattattaactaAAAGTTGTAATAAAATCATATACATTCAAATATACATATTTAGATAGAATAGTAAAATTGAACTTATTTTCCCGTATACAACCTAAGAACGTTGTAAGGTAAATAAGAGGCAGAACAAAGTATGATCCACCTATGCAAATGCTCATGACCCATAATAGCTTGCATGTAAGTAATGAAATTTAATTGGTGAACTCCAGTTCATAGATTGAAGTCCGACTCCCCTACCAATAGTGGTTATCCTTTTTTTAGGATGCTAATTACTTGAACATGAGAGTCAAGAGAATGTATTTCTTTTTGTCTCCATGTTCTCTGAAAAACATAAATGATGCATCACTTTTTTGTAATACTTGTTCAGGTGAATTCATCTCTTGAAAATGGTGAATGCAATATTCTTTTTACTTAAGAATAAAGTGGAAAAGATAATtcacatatatttatttatgaataataCTAATGATACAAGAGCTTATTTATAAACcgttttagaaaaatatataaagtaatgaaatataacaatatcaaataaaattaataaaaatcaatcagGGAAGATTAATATCTCTAACATCTCTCTCAAACTCAAGGTGATGTAGAAGAGATTAATTGGAATTTCAATAATAGATTTTTAAAAAGCCTAGGTAGATGTGTCTTAGTGAAAACATCAACCATCTAATCAACTGATACAATTTGTAACCCAAACTATTATTTGATACGGGCACCCAAGTGAAGCTCCAAGTAGGATTTTTTCGGCTTCATAGGTTAAGGGCACATGTGGGCACTTTGAAGACTTGAAATGAGAGCTACTTGACGTGCACCAACATAACCTTTCCTTTTGATAAGATATAGGATGCTAAATTCTAATTTTGGAATATACAAGATGTAAAGCATAATTACCTAGAAAATGTAAGAGGTAATCTCtctaggaaaaataaaaagaggtaCAATACAACAACATTTTCTATCTCTAACACAATTTAGTtaatacaaaaggaaaattggCCGTCGAGATTTTATGATGGCAAGTATCCGATAGCTAAAGGGATAATCTGCATGATATCTAGGTTACTGTCATATAGTAAATATAAAAGTATCATAACGTCGGTCTCACCAAATAATCTGCATTGCAAATCTCTGTACAAATATAATATTGAACAGGTTGGATGTTAATAGGTTGACTCTAAGCctaattttttggtattttctcaAGAATAGAAAATACTGACCTGGCATGAGCATTCTAGGTAAGATTGCCCAAGATTTAGCTTCCTCCACACACAATCTATATGATTGCAATCAAGTTTATCCTTGAATCTAAAGATCTATAAAAATCATATGAGAGGGTGCTTCATCTTCATAACACTCGACAAGCTCTCCCcaagctcctctctctctctctttctctctctcgaatttCTAGCTATGTAGGAATCAAGACATGCGTGcgagagtgagagaaaaagagactCGAGTAGGAATTAAGGAGATGAAAATGGCCACTCTCACACTAGTGTACTTGAATTACTATTTATAAGTTATCATTTTAGTAAACTTTTGGGTAATAAGGTCTTCCGATGATAATTGGATGAGATGGCTTGGTAAGTGACATACATCACTTTTTAGGGACCAATAAATGGTTAGCCGTTCAAAGTGATATTTTCACTAACGAGGTGATTTTAAGATGGTGTCTTGTCAAGTGCTACCTActccaaaaaatagaaaaaaaagtgcTATCATCTTTTGATGGGGACCTGAGTAAGTCCCTAAACTACTTAAGGGGAACACCTCCCACAGAAAGGAAAACCATCCAAAAGATGGAAATCCCTAAAGTGGGAGCCCCGTATCCCGCCTCTCAGGGGAGAAACAATCCTGAGAGGAGCAAGGGGGCTGTAGCTGCCGGGGTAACGGTAGGTGAGGCAACTCACGGTGGTTTGGATGCTAACCGATTCAATTCGAGGCTACCCAAGGACCATGCAGTGGAAGGCTTAAACAACCTTCCCTTTGCTTGAACTGGCTCGAATGCCAAGTTGCACTAACTCAACGTTCAAGTGAAGCCCTGAGTTAAATGGTCCTCGGCATGACCTTAAACTGCAGCGCTCCGGGGAGGACAACCCAGATAACAAGGCCCCACGCGGTTGGGTAATGCCGTGCCGCCCGTACAACTCGCGGTTTAAGATGGTGTCTTGTCAAGTGCTACCTActccaaaaaatagaaaaaaagtgctATCATGTTTTGATGGGTGTTCTCGTTGGATTGTGCACTTAATTGGTTGGCATAAACGAAAAACTTGTTAGGAGTGAATTGGTAAGTTAAACCCACCTCtttcaatcaaaaaacaaaattaactcAAACCTCAATCAAAATACTTCTACAATAATATTGAATGATACATAATCACAACTTTCTTAGTTTTGATATAGGATTGTATAAATCACCTGACAAGGCTAAACAATGCTTTGTCATGAGTTGGCTGGTTTGTTTGACCTTTTATAGGACAATTTCGCTGGAGAGAAATAAGGTATAGTCTAGTACTCGTTGctgatatatttttctttttatgggtcataaatatattgaaaatcctTACACTTatcatgaaataaaattaaatgataaaatttttaagaagtgtaacaaaattctaatatttgtgatgaaaatacaatcaagccctaaaattttcaaaaaatgtcaaGTTTTATTAtgctttttcaaagttttaagactcaattacacttttgcaataagttttgcattttttaaaattttaaaacttaattgcactttcgagataagttttaaaacttcaaatGTATTTACCTTATGAATTAACAACTAATTGATAATGCTATTGTTACTCAAGAGCagaagtacagcccaagtgccaaaacttggtacggaggaacacttaagtgccaaaactttaaaaagatacacttaagtgacaaaatcggagtaaaatggatcacttaagtgctactctGGCCAAAATTCAgtcaaattgctgacgtggcaattttctggtgaggtgagtgcaaaacggcgtcgttttgcacaccgacatggcgagaaaatgcaaaaatgacattgttttggcctttgatgtgtaaataattaatataaaattaattaaattaaattcaaaactaaatttatttaaaatattctaaaaataaataaaaaaacttaaaatttaaaaacttaaaaaagggGGGCTGAAGGAGGCGGCCGAGGGTGAGCCCTCGCCGTTGTCGCCTCCCCCGCAGCCGTCGGGAAGGGCCAATGACGGAGGGGGAGGATCGGCCGGGGTCGCCAGCCCTCGGCCGATCGgcgtcaccggcccttggcCAGGgcccggcgacctcggccgatgCTCCCCCCACCATCGCTAGTCCTTCCCGGCGAcgacggggaggcggcgagggctgcgagccctcgtcCAAATTTGGGTCAAGGGTTGCATCCTCACcccggatccggtgagggctcgcgggccctcaccGCTAGTCAGTTGGTGTCGCCGACCCCTGGCCAAGGCCTAGCGACCTCGGCCAATGCTCCCCCCACCGTCGCTAGCCCTTCCTAGCAACGGAGGGGGAGGAGGCGAGggcccgtgagccctcgcccaTATCTGGGCGAGGTTGCGGCTCTCGCCGCCCATCGGCCGGGGTTGgtgaccccgccgaccctctcCCCTAAGTCGTTGGCCCTTCCCGTTGACGGCGGGGGAGGTGGCAGCGGTGAGGGCTCGGCCACCTCCTTTGGCACCCccctttttaagtttttaagtttttagtttttttaaagaatattttaaataaatttagctttaaatttaattcaattaattttatattaattatttacacatcataggccaaaatgacgttgtttttgcattttctcgccacgtcaacatgcaaaacaacgccgttttgcactcaccttatcggaaaattgccacatcagcaattttgcTGGATTTTagtcggagtggcacttaagtgatccatttactccgaaactggcacttaagtgtacatttccaaagttttggcacttaagtgttcatccgtgctaagttttggcactctaagTGTCCTAACCTCGTTACTTAAGTCAATATTTTCTAGCTTGAACTCGACTCAATTGTTTAGCCACTTGAAATTGTATTCTACCTTgaacaaagagagaaagatcTTAAAAGTTCAGTACATTCTGATTAGCTTTGTCATGTTCATGTCAGGATATGTCTGTCCAATAATTCCTATTAATAAACTTTGAACTCTGAGACCGACATATTCAAATCCTAAAGCCAGCTCTTCTCCAGGTAAATTACCTGGAATCAAATCTACTGAAGGATATAATtgtaatattatgcaataatgtaatattatgttagtgggccccaaaagaagaaactgaaaaagaaactgaaaagtcagtaaaacaaaaaggagagggaaagggctcggctaaatagaagctgagagttccctcgaccaaaaagaaaaagaaagaaaagacgaagaagaggaaggagaagagaaaaagggaaaaaaggaaaggaattttGGCACGTGCACATCTCGGATGCCTCGCCAAGCCGACTCGACTCCATAACACAACACCCGGTAAGAGATCAAGCCCCTTGTTTGTccgattgaagtaatttttggatttatgacttaaattcgaaatttttggaaaactgagtggcgaagtctaattttggagtcgttgagccgcgtatttttgcaagaatgataatttagggtgttgtggagccgtgggattttacggatcgtgatttgaggtTATGGTTTGTCCAAAAcagaatttcaaagtttcccgcgcgcagtgaacagtacgcgtccagcagctttgggcccgtattttgtcatttttcggcttgattttgggatggccAAGTCGGGATTCTTGTGATATGTttcaagggctctctattgaaTATAAGTACGTTCAGATTTGGGTTCGGAAGAAAAAGTTAAGGCTTGATCAAGTTTTGCGTTTAAACTTCATGTTGCAAATGGCTTGAACAATTgctttggttatgcgatttgttagcacgcagaagtccttttgttagagttaagacGTAACTTAGTCATTTTGTAGTCAAGACAGaatagattttaacattatttttcggttatttgatagggctttGAGTTCGACGATACGAGTATAGTTCGTCGTTTGGTCATAGACGAcaaggtgagtggtactatatgttctttggttttataaaatcatgtcttgaagtatgtatgtatatatattgaatcaagaagagcatttttattgcataaaagtcagatcgagcaattgctaccctttggttgattgtgaatctttgaaaagcacattatacaaggtttgtggagaaacatatatgaaattgctttgtgactgatttatgaaaaggtttatgatgatttgagaaacgaGTAtcaaatggatgatgggctatgttgcaaaatgttatttgtttggtttaagatattgatttttcgATTGAATTTCtggtattggagaatggttatttatgctcaatatgactgtgaacccagtgaggggtttttgggggtatgcataccaggtttaggatatccttctaggcctagccaccggctttgtaggtggagaccttgccaagggggaaatcttggtcgccttgtcacagGGCGTTGTGTCAtgaccatggttagttattgagcaaaagattgatcagtggatagaccattgatatgtgttttttgatggagattattcaatagattcgaccattgatacttgacttttgatggcgattcaaatgagttttccatattagtataaatttttgatgataagaaataacttttatatgattcgatatgtattttatatattgaattggtgttatgaaatttggtattgctttgtatacatgcttagtggttgttcgatctgcttagaagatatgtactactcactgagctgtggttgctcatcccattcctcctttaatcttttcaggttcctcaGCTAGCGGCGAATAGAGCGAGTGCGTAGTCGGTGGGAacttttggggagttctattttgtttttggtatggtttaaggaagtggtgcaaatAATACTTACTAATAGTTGGATCGTCTGAGTTTTAAATGtatatctcttttctcttttggtggattatagaaactctgatgttgcaaccaatttgttggttcatttgatatatattatgcatggtttgagatatatatatatatatatatatatatatatatatatatatatatatatatagttaatatcagtttgttggttgtgtttgaggctgcgtcctgtGTAAAGAAGGATGGCTGTGTCATTCCCATTCTTtgtggttttggggtgtgacaataATCATGTTGGGCATACTCTCTTACGTGTTCTCATGATTCCAACGGATCTGTTTTAGCTTTTTGAAGATATATTAATGTCAATCTCTTGAACTTCCTCGCACTGAAATATTTATCTGCATCGGGAATTTACATATTATACATAAAGGATTCtgggtaataaaaaaaattcatgagtgACGGGGATATTGCATCCAAAAGAATGATATCATCTTTGCGAGAGGGGTGTGCGAGAAAATAACACCCGAAGAAGATGAGTACTTCAGGATGTTTATTTCTGTGTATGTATGACTTCAATTTGGTTTGAAGAAATGAGCTCAGAATATTCACAAACCATGAAAAGTACAGGTTACTCTTCTCTGATactcaagaaaatatatcaCAGACATACGCCATCGGAACGGAGTTTGGAGAGTGTTGCCACGTCGACCACGGTAAATATTTGTGCTCATCCCCGATCACCAGAAGCTCCAAAGAGTAATGACTCCAAcgaattcaaaaaatttggatttGCTTAGGCAGGCACCTTAGGAGGAATTCACCATGGACGTCCAGAAAAAAACTGCCTTATTCTACTGATGACATGGAGCCTCACATGCTGAAACCTTGATGAAAGAAGACGTCCAGAATGAGACAGCTTGATATGACCGGACATGGTCTGGCAATCCATACCTGCATTCTACATAAGCATATCCAAATAGCCATTAGTAAGACCATTGTACACATCATTACCCCCTTGAGATGTCGCACCTTTATACCTTTATTCAGCTACAAGCTCGTCCTAGACAGTGACTTCTTGAATATCTTTACCATCATGTATGCAGGAAGTCCTTGGAGATTATGGTGGTTTGATTGGCAAACCGTGGACAGTCCAGCAAAGTCCCAGCTGCAGGCTATCAGTCTTCTTTGACAAAATGGATCTTCTTTCCTGGTTCTTCCATTTTCAGAAAATTAAGCATTTAGATTCCTGACTTGCTTTATGATATCAGTGTTCGCTGGCAACATGACGAGAGTAGATTTCAACAAGTTAACCTGTCAGATGGTTCTGAAGAAGGTGCTCCAACCTGGCAGTCAGAATATAACCAAACATAAAGTGTCCATATAAGTAGGCAACAAACAAGTTTCCTATCACATTTctgcaaataaatattttttccctCCTCTTTCATGGCATCTGAGAAGTTTTTCTACATCAATAATATGATACAATATACAGAGTGAAGGTAAACGTCTTTTTTTTCAGAGTGGCAAATCCAATCAATGATCATAAATTGTctaaatttattcatttcaatAAACAGCAAACTGATTTGTGCTTGAagacaaaaaatcaataaaaactaATAATTTAGTAGGATGAGTTTATTGCGTTGTAACCTGCAGCATCTACGTTCTCATTATACTAGGTTGATTTATCAGGAAAATAGAAGATAATGAACCCACTTGATTAAGTAGGTTCGGGAGATTTAAAGGTGGCaatgataaaaatctttcaaaaaattgaactaTATATATGCAGCTCTTGAGCAAGCTAATCTtgttgtagtttttttttttttttggtaaagactaATCTTGTTGTAGTTTGACATCAGCTTTTCCAGAAACTCTCCTTTGATGCCACATTAGATTTTTAGAGAGACTAATACTATTTATGGAGATATAGAGAGGCATGGCATATGGCGGATCAATAACTAATATGAAGAGTTCGAGTGTTACAAAATAAGGAAAGACAGTGTGTTTGCAAAAGTTGGGCGTTCATGCATCAGACATGACATGCGTAATTGATGAAGAGAATATCAATGCTCAGGAAACATATGAATAAGATTAAAATGGCTTTCATCCAAACCAAATCCTGGAACCATATGCACGTCTTCATCCTCTAGTAGTGATCTTCAGCTCATCCtatttgaaatcaaattccaCTAATTGAGCAAAACCTCTGTTGGCCTGAGGGCTTTGACATGAACAAGCTTTGCCACTGCTTCATCTGGCGGCACTTCTTATCCATCAGTCATTTTTTATCTCCACCGTCCAGTGTGTGGTACACCAACAAGTCCAATTCCTTCTGCAAAAAATATATCTTTTACCATCGACCCTTGAAACATGATTGAATTAGTGTTGAGAGTGAGTATTGTCTGCAAGAACGTTTGCGGCTGATAAGCAAAACTGCAGGCCTATCATTGTCCTCTTATAATATGTTTGTACTATTTTCTTTCATAAACGATATACGATTGTAAATTGAAAAGCAGTTCATGCATTTCTTTCCCAACAGATATTCATTTCAATGCAGCAAAGTAAAAATTTCaccatctattttcttttgaatgtaCTTGCTCTTATAATATCATGGAAACCTTTTCCAATGATATTCTTTGTTTTGCTTTCTTATAACGTATGAGGATTAAAAAGTTAATCTCCATTCACTCATCTCTTCTTCAGAAACCCGTACAATGTGTGGGCTACCAGCTAGTTTTTATAGTATTTAGATGAGGGCAACAGCCCCCACCATTCTACAGTTGAATTCGTTGCTGTGTATTAATCAGAATAATGAACACCTATTATCTAGCAAAGAGAAATATCAATCGCGTCATGACAGGGAGGGGCAAAGTCTAATTCAAATTGAATCTAGTCCAAGTTTCCGTACCTCATCctcttttaaatatatatatgctctTGAAAGCAGCCACAGACCTTCCTGTACCAAGCATTTGAATTCATCTGTCCCCTTATGTCAATGTTAAAGTTGTAATCTTTCCAACACTTGAATTGGGTAGCACACGTAAATCTGCAGATAGGAACTCCAAGATCGAATAGATAGCCTCTGCTTTTGAATGCGACGTGTCACCAGAGGTAAAAGCATGAATTCCATTCTCAAGATACACCCAACTGCAGCCAGCAAGCTTCTTGGTTTCCTTccctctcattttctctcttatCTTGCGCATCTCTGCCCAATTTTCCTCAGCTGCAAATACATTTGCCAGCTGCACATACCGAGATCCATTATCTTCCTCAATAACCAATAGCTGCTCTGCCGCTTCTCTTGCGAGACTGAGGTTCCTATTTATCTTGCAGGCATTCAAAAAAGCCCCCAAAATCACAGGATCCGAATTCCTGGGAATTTTCTTCATGAGACCCATCGCCTTTTCTAGTCGATTTGCCCTTCCATACAGATCAATCATACAGGCATAGTGATCCATTTCAGGCACTATTTTGTAATCTTCTACCATGGACTTGAAATACTTTTCCCCCATTTCCACTAACCCACTATGACGGCAAGCAGATAGAAGCGCAATAAAGGTGACCTCATCAGGTTTCAAACCTCTCTCCAACATCTCTTTATACAGCTCCATAGCTTGATCTTCGTGCCCATGATTTGCATAACCGGAAATCATGATATTGTAGAGAATCAAGTCTCTTCCCGTGAGTTTTTGAAATATCTTTCCTGCATATTCAGTACTGCCAGACTTAAAATACATGTCGATTGTGGCACTAATCAGCTTCTCCTCCATTTCCATCCCTTTTCTTAGTGAGTGAGCATGAATTTGTTTTCCAGGATCCAGGGCCGCCTGCAATGCACAGGCACCTAGCAAGCAGATGATTAtgggtacatcaaaagaaatgtTTGCATTCCCTCTATATTCATTCAGCAGTTCAAATACAGCTTCACATTGCTGTGCTTTGACATAACTGTAAACAAAGCTGTCCACACGATAGAATTCTTTTCATTCAGAGAATCAAAAAGCCTCCATGCTTCAGACATGTTACCTTGAGATGAATGACCCACGATCATAGAAGTTGTCGAAAAGGAGTTCTCGCACTCAATTGTCGCATAAACTAAGTCCGCATATTTAATATTTCCACACTTGCAGTAAACATCCACTAGAGCACTCTTAACAAAGAGATTTGATATCACTCCTTCTCTCAAAACCCAAGCATGTATCTCCTTTCCAAGCTTTGAATTCCGCATGCTGGAGCAAGCATTCAGAACACTAGCGAATGTGTGCTCATTCCACCCAAATCCACTGTCCCTcattttcataaagaaattcAAGGACTCCTCCTCAAAACTGTTCTGTGCATAGCCAGAAATCAAAATATTCCAAGACACTGTATCATTTAACTCGGGCAATCTCTGGAACAGATCTAAAGCCACTTCCATTTTACCTTCCCTACAACAAGCTGCCATCATcgtattcttggaaaccaaatcGACCTCCGCTTTTGATTCACAGAACACTCTGTATGCTTCTCCGAAACTCCCACATTTAGAGTACATGTCAATTAAGGAGCTCATGACATACTTATCCGTATCATTCCCTGTCCTCACAATATAAGCATGCAACTGTGTCCCATAACACTGCACACGTAACTTTGCCACCAAGTTTAGCATCGCCTTCAAAGTAAACTCGTCGAACTTAAGACGATCACGCATCAACTGCATCTCGTCAAACCATTCGAGCGCATCGCTTTCATGTCCTTCGACGGTCACGTAACCGGTCAGCATCGAATTATAAGTTACCAAGTCCCTGTCAGTGGCGGAGTCGAACAACGCCCTGGCTCAGGTCAAGTCCCGAGCTTTTACGTAAGCCGAAATCAGGGCGTTCGAGGAGTACACGTTCCGGtggggcatttcgtcgaacagctTGTGGGCTTCTCGCAAAGAGGCCATTCTGGGAGTTGAGGCGGATGAGCTGGTTGAACAGGAAAGTGCTGGGGACGAAGCCGGACTTAACTGCCCTCGCCTGGTAGGCCAGACCATCTTTCAAGGACCTCATTTACATGTTTGTGTCAGATGTTACATGGGAAAGGACGAGAAGAAGGAACCCATCTCTGCTCAAACGACCCTCGATACTTACCAGCTTCTAAGACAATAACAAAAGACTCGGGCTCGTGACAGAGAACAGATTTCggtgacgagagagagaggaatcagTGTCAGTGTCAGCAGCCAAATCCTGGGCTGGCAGAAGTTGGTAAAAAAACAGCAGATGCTGAATTTTGCTTTTGCCGGTTTATCATGTGCTTAAAAGACTGtcaatctctctttctattCTCAATTTTGCTATCTTttaaaattctcatttttttttctcttaattttcaCTTCAAAATGATTCTTTTCGAAGCTCTCACATTATTCTTCgacctaaaaaaagaaaagttctcATTTTAATGCAGTATTCTTTATTCATCTCTTTGTTGAATCTTGAtgataatttctaattaaacgTAAGAAACTAGTAAATTTCAGGGTTAATAGAGGTAATCTTTCCTTTATGATATCTTTTTATAACTAATTCAATTTGAGGGCAATAAGGTATTTAACACAAATCTGAAGGGAAAATTGCGTTTTACAGCCTTAAATGTCATGTACATGACATGTATAGCTAGAAACTTAATGGAAGTTGATgaccggaaaataataaatttttgatgTGGTAAAATACATTCTTCACAATTTCAAGTTATTGTATATCATTCCATggttcagaaaataaaaaaggaaatttcaaaaaata
This Eucalyptus grandis isolate ANBG69807.140 chromosome 7, ASM1654582v1, whole genome shotgun sequence DNA region includes the following protein-coding sequences:
- the LOC120286251 gene encoding putative pentatricopeptide repeat-containing protein At3g18840; the encoded protein is MLTGYVTVEGHESDALEWFDEMQLMRDRLKFDEFTLKAMLNLVAKLRVQCYGTQLHAYIVRTGNDTDKYVMSSLIDMYSKCGSFGEAYRVFCESKAEVDLVSKNTMMAACCREGKMEVALDLFQRLPELNDTVSWNILISGYAQNSFEEESLNFFMKMRDSGFGWNEHTFASVLNACSSMRNSKLGKEIHAWVLREGVISNLFVKSALVDVYCKCGNIKYADLVYATIECENSFSTTSMIVGHSSQGACALQAALDPGKQIHAHSLRKGMEMEEKLISATIDMYFKSGSTEYAGKIFQKLTGRDLILYNIMISGYANHGHEDQAMELYKEMLERGLKPDEVTFIALLSACRHSGLVEMGEKYFKSMVEDYKIVPEMDHYACMIDLYGRANRLEKAMGLMKKIPRNSDPVILGAFLNACKINRNLSLAREAAEQLLVIEEDNGSRYVQLANVFAAEENWAEMRKIREKMRGKETKKLAGCSWVYLENGIHAFTSGDTSHSKAEAIYSILEFLSADLRVLPNSSVGKITTLTLT